From the Shewanella amazonensis SB2B genome, one window contains:
- the ribB gene encoding 3,4-dihydroxy-2-butanone-4-phosphate synthase → MDQIQTSPSLLAQFGNPLTRVDAALDALRRGHGVLVVDDEDRENEGDLIFAAESLTNAQMAMLIRECSGIVCLCLTDERVRQLELPPMVAQNNSQYGTAFTVSIEAKQGVTTGVSAADRVTTIRAAIADGAKPCDLARPGHVYPLRAHPAGVLGRRGHTEGTVDLMRLAGLKPFGVLCELTNPDGTMARLPEIIAFGQAHQMPVLSIEDLVQYREALMSQSA, encoded by the coding sequence ATGGATCAGATTCAAACATCCCCTTCACTGCTGGCGCAGTTTGGCAATCCGCTTACCCGGGTCGATGCGGCCCTCGATGCACTGCGGCGCGGCCATGGCGTACTTGTGGTCGACGATGAAGACCGTGAAAACGAAGGCGACCTGATTTTTGCCGCCGAGTCATTAACCAATGCGCAGATGGCCATGCTTATCCGTGAGTGTTCAGGCATCGTTTGCCTGTGCCTGACCGATGAGCGGGTGCGCCAGCTTGAGTTGCCACCCATGGTGGCGCAAAACAACAGCCAATACGGTACTGCATTTACCGTGAGTATCGAAGCCAAACAAGGCGTCACCACAGGCGTGTCTGCCGCTGACCGGGTCACCACCATCAGGGCAGCCATTGCCGATGGTGCCAAACCCTGTGATCTGGCCCGTCCGGGTCATGTTTATCCGCTGCGGGCACACCCCGCAGGCGTACTTGGACGCCGTGGTCATACCGAAGGCACTGTAGACCTGATGCGTCTGGCGGGGCTGAAGCCCTTTGGTGTGCTGTGCGAGCTGACCAACCCAGATGGCACCATGGCACGCCTGCCTGAAATCATCGCCTTCGGCCAGGCTCACCAGATGCCGGTGCTCAGCATTGAAGATCTGGTGCAATACCGTGAGGCACTGATGAGCCAAAGCGCCTGA